One Betaproteobacteria bacterium genomic window carries:
- the aroE gene encoding shikimate dehydrogenase, which produces MTDRYAVVGNPIAHSKSPEIHAAFARQTGQDIEYSRLLAPADGFRATLETFRAAGGKGVNVTVPFKLEAFDLADEVSQRAKDAEAANFLEFEDGRIRADNTDGVGLVRDIVHNLGFGLAAKRVLLMGAGGAAQGVLTPLLEREPSILTIANRTVEKALRLADTFRRKAVAASSVLCGLGFDELAGHHFDLVINATSTSLRGELPPLPADAFAAGALAYDMMYGTGPTPFLAFAAAHGAKTSDGLGMLVEQAAESFLLWRGVRPDTAPVIALLRNP; this is translated from the coding sequence ATGACCGATCGTTATGCCGTAGTCGGTAATCCGATCGCCCACAGCAAATCGCCCGAGATCCATGCGGCCTTTGCGCGCCAGACCGGCCAGGATATCGAGTATTCGAGATTACTCGCACCGGCCGACGGCTTTCGCGCGACTCTGGAAACGTTTCGTGCGGCGGGCGGCAAAGGCGTCAATGTCACCGTGCCGTTCAAACTCGAAGCGTTCGATCTTGCCGACGAAGTCTCGCAGCGCGCCAAGGACGCCGAAGCCGCCAATTTCCTGGAGTTCGAGGATGGCCGCATTCGCGCCGACAATACCGATGGTGTGGGATTGGTTCGGGACATCGTGCACAACCTCGGCTTCGGACTCGCAGCCAAACGCGTCCTGTTGATGGGCGCGGGCGGTGCGGCGCAAGGCGTGCTCACGCCTCTGCTCGAGCGCGAACCCAGCATACTGACGATCGCCAATCGCACCGTCGAGAAGGCATTGCGATTGGCCGATACTTTTCGCCGCAAAGCGGTTGCTGCGTCGAGCGTGCTATGCGGCCTGGGTTTCGACGAACTCGCCGGACATCACTTCGACCTGGTGATCAACGCCACTTCGACGAGCCTGCGGGGGGAGTTGCCGCCGCTGCCCGCCGACGCTTTTGCCGCCGGCGCACTTGCTTACGACATGATGTACGGCACAGGCCCCACGCCCTTTCTCGCGTTCGCTGCGGCGCATGGCGCAAAAACGTCCGACGGGCTGGGCATGCTGGTCGAGCAGGCGGCGGAATCCTTCCTGCTTTGGCGGGGCGTGCGTCCCGACACCGCGCCGGTCATCGCGCTGCTGCGCAATCCATGA
- the mpl gene encoding UDP-N-acetylmuramate:L-alanyl-gamma-D-glutamyl-meso-diaminopimelate ligase: protein MHIHILGICGTFMGGIAVIARQAGHKVTGCDANVYPPMSTQLQAQGIELIEGFDSRQIDLKPDLFVIGNVVSRGNPLMEEILNRGLAFTSGPQWLYENLLRGKWVLAVAGTHGKTTTTSMLTWILEHAGLNPGFLIGGVPLNFGISARATDSSFFVIEADEYDTAFFDKRSKFVHYMPRTAVLNNLEFDHADIFPDLAAIEAQFHHLVRTVPGNGLIVANGREQSMRRVLVKGVWSKVEWLGMEEGWTAKPRDEHAFDVFFEGGPRGTVSWELLGEHNRHNALAALAAARHAGVPVTKGIDALAEFRNVKRRLEMRGSVNGITVYDDFAHHPTAIETTIAGLRSKVRGARILAVLEPRSNTMKMGVMKDALAGSLAAADLVFCYTNGLGWDAQPVLAPLGAKSKCFDNLDTLVRAVAGASHEGDHILVMSNGAFGGVHAKILEALAK, encoded by the coding sequence ATGCATATCCATATCCTAGGCATCTGCGGCACTTTCATGGGCGGAATCGCCGTGATCGCCAGGCAGGCCGGTCACAAAGTGACCGGCTGCGACGCCAACGTCTATCCGCCGATGAGCACCCAGTTGCAGGCGCAGGGCATCGAGCTGATCGAGGGCTTCGATTCCCGGCAGATCGACTTGAAACCGGATCTGTTCGTGATCGGCAACGTAGTGTCGCGCGGCAATCCGCTGATGGAGGAGATCCTAAATCGCGGTCTTGCGTTCACTTCCGGCCCGCAATGGCTTTATGAGAACCTGTTGCGCGGGAAATGGGTGCTGGCCGTGGCCGGCACCCATGGCAAGACCACCACTACGTCGATGCTGACGTGGATACTTGAGCACGCGGGATTGAATCCCGGCTTCCTGATCGGCGGCGTACCGCTGAATTTCGGCATCTCCGCGCGCGCCACGGACTCATCGTTTTTTGTCATCGAAGCGGATGAATACGACACGGCGTTCTTCGACAAGCGCTCGAAGTTCGTCCATTACATGCCGCGTACCGCCGTCCTCAACAATCTGGAGTTCGATCACGCCGACATCTTTCCCGACCTCGCCGCGATCGAGGCCCAGTTTCATCATCTCGTGCGCACCGTGCCCGGCAACGGCCTGATCGTCGCCAATGGCCGCGAGCAGAGCATGCGGCGCGTGCTGGTAAAGGGTGTCTGGAGCAAGGTCGAATGGCTGGGCATGGAGGAAGGCTGGACCGCGAAGCCGCGCGATGAGCACGCCTTTGACGTGTTCTTCGAAGGCGGGCCGCGCGGCACGGTAAGCTGGGAGCTGCTCGGGGAGCACAACCGCCACAATGCGCTGGCGGCCCTGGCGGCGGCGCGCCATGCCGGCGTGCCGGTGACCAAGGGCATCGACGCCCTGGCGGAATTCAGGAACGTAAAGCGCCGGCTGGAGATGCGGGGCTCGGTGAACGGCATCACGGTGTACGACGATTTCGCTCATCATCCGACCGCGATCGAAACCACGATCGCGGGCCTGCGCAGCAAGGTGCGCGGCGCGCGTATCCTGGCGGTGCTCGAGCCGCGCTCGAACACCATGAAAATGGGTGTGATGAAAGATGCGCTTGCGGGAAGTCTGGCGGCCGCCGATCTGGTGTTCTGCTACACCAATGGGCTTGGCTGGGATGCGCAGCCGGTGCTGGCGCCGCTCGGTGCGAAGTCGAAATGTTTCGACAACCTCGACACGCTGGTCCGCGCCGTAGCTGGCGCAAGCCACGAAGGCGACCATATCCTGGTGATGAGCAACGGCGCCTTCGGCGGCGTCCACGCGAAGATTCTGGAGGCTCTGGCGAAGTAA
- a CDS encoding TonB family protein yields MNAFPARGGLAAGLTVPPPPTTGDILPITLAVSVVLHAIVLLITFAPPAFDGSKFVPHLDVVLVNSKTSSKPVKADALAQANLDGGGNTEAERRAKSNLPKLHNVEPAPNVQLASRQVQRLEEEAQRLLQLSQDTHSTADSTRPAPELPREARLEDPAAEQQRLRIAQLEAEIAKEWDEYQKLPRRKFIGARTEGVVYAEYVDRWRQRIEKIGTQYFPEEARRRKLFASLVMTVHIRADGSVEKIEIDRSSGYRLLDSAARRAVDLAAPFPPFPAAVRKDWDILSISRTFSYTRSDLELLANP; encoded by the coding sequence ATCAACGCGTTTCCCGCACGAGGCGGTCTAGCCGCCGGCCTCACTGTCCCCCCGCCGCCTACCACAGGCGACATCCTGCCGATAACGCTGGCGGTTTCCGTTGTCTTGCACGCCATCGTCCTGCTGATCACATTCGCCCCGCCGGCATTCGACGGATCGAAGTTCGTGCCGCATCTCGACGTCGTGCTGGTCAATTCGAAGACATCATCGAAGCCGGTCAAGGCCGATGCGCTGGCCCAGGCCAACCTGGACGGCGGGGGCAACACCGAAGCCGAGCGGCGTGCCAAGTCCAATCTGCCGAAACTTCACAACGTCGAGCCGGCGCCAAATGTGCAACTCGCCTCCAGGCAGGTGCAGCGACTCGAAGAAGAGGCGCAGCGATTGCTGCAACTCTCGCAAGACACGCACTCGACCGCCGATTCGACCCGGCCTGCACCTGAGTTGCCGCGCGAAGCGAGATTGGAGGATCCGGCGGCCGAGCAGCAACGTCTGCGCATCGCGCAACTGGAAGCGGAGATCGCAAAAGAGTGGGATGAATATCAGAAGCTGCCCCGGCGCAAATTCATCGGCGCGCGTACCGAGGGTGTGGTCTACGCGGAATACGTGGACCGGTGGCGTCAGCGCATAGAGAAAATCGGTACGCAGTATTTTCCGGAGGAGGCCAGGCGGCGCAAGCTGTTCGCATCATTGGTGATGACCGTGCACATCAGGGCCGACGGCAGCGTGGAGAAGATCGAAATCGACCGCTCGTCGGGATACCGGTTGCTCGATAGCGCCGCCAGGCGCGCGGTGGATCTGGCGGCGCCGTTCCCGCCATTTCCCGCGGCGGTGCGCAAGGACTGGGATATCCTGAGCATCTCGCGCACCTTCAGCTACACGCGCAGCGACCTTGAACTGCTCGCCAACCCATGA
- the mtgA gene encoding monofunctional biosynthetic peptidoglycan transglycosylase, whose amino-acid sequence MKQVWRWTARVVLLLIAAVVVYQFWIFGSVVWWIWFNPSTSAFMEDRLEVLQQKNPDAVLRHQWMPYDRISINLKRALIAAEDAKFLDHEGFDWEAIQKAYEKNLRKGKVVAGGSTISQQLAKNLFLSGRRTPWRKAEETLITVMIENVMSKRRIFEIYLNIIEWGNGVFGAEAAARYYYGVSAANLGPEQAARLAAMVPKPRFYDNVRETPLLERRTGIILDRMYQVQVP is encoded by the coding sequence ATGAAGCAGGTGTGGCGCTGGACGGCGCGCGTCGTGCTGCTTCTGATCGCAGCCGTGGTCGTCTATCAGTTCTGGATCTTCGGCAGCGTCGTATGGTGGATCTGGTTCAACCCGTCGACCAGCGCGTTCATGGAGGACCGCCTGGAAGTGCTGCAGCAGAAAAATCCGGATGCGGTTCTGCGGCACCAATGGATGCCCTATGATCGCATTTCGATCAATCTAAAGCGCGCCCTGATTGCCGCCGAAGACGCCAAGTTTCTCGACCATGAAGGCTTCGACTGGGAAGCGATCCAGAAGGCGTATGAGAAGAATCTCAGGAAGGGCAAAGTGGTCGCCGGCGGCTCCACCATCAGCCAGCAGCTCGCCAAGAACCTGTTCCTGTCCGGCAGGCGCACGCCCTGGCGCAAGGCGGAGGAAACGCTGATCACGGTCATGATCGAGAACGTGATGTCGAAGCGGCGCATCTTCGAAATCTATCTGAACATCATCGAATGGGGCAACGGCGTGTTCGGTGCGGAAGCCGCAGCGCGCTACTACTACGGCGTCAGCGCGGCAAATCTCGGTCCCGAGCAGGCCGCGCGACTGGCGGCGATGGTGCCCAAGCCGCGTTTCTACGACAACGTACGCGAGACGCCGCTACTGGAGCGGCGAACCGGCATCATCCTCGATCGGATGTACCAGGTGCAGGTACCGTGA
- a CDS encoding RNB domain-containing ribonuclease: MNVFFEEDGAFKAGTVLADNNTSLQVENQHGKRTKVKEGAVLVRFDHIPLSQFMADAQKISDEIDPAFLWECSGETEFAFDQLGKEYFGREPKPVESAGLLMRLHATPTHFYKKGKGRYKAAPADALKAALASIGRKKKQAELQARFAEQLARFEFPEELRPLLPQLLYQPDKGTVEFKALEQAAAQTHLTVAKLLEQSGALPSSRDYHFGRFLFEYFPRGTGFEPELTAAGPGDLELSAVEAFSIDDATTTEIDDAFSVTKLANGHWQVGVHIAAPALGVPPDSLLDREAAKRLSTVYFPGDKITMLPETVIAQYTLSEGHDCPALSMYVEVTPELDIAGYRSVIERVRITANLRHDSLATQFNEEQLAAGHVDHRFGEQLVMLWRLATRLERQRGKEEPAIARADYNFYLDDDRISIVERRRGSPIDKVVSEMMILVNTEWGRQLAENEIPALYRAQAGGKVKMSTIPAPHQGLGVPQYIWASSPLRRYADLVNQRQLLSLIRNEAPAYPLRDERLLVILRDFELAYDAYAEFQRGMERYWCLRWLIQEGVSLTGADVLREELVRIDRIPLVARVPSMPASAPGSRVELAVSNIDLLELTLHCEFKRPLETQSR, translated from the coding sequence ATGAATGTTTTTTTCGAAGAAGACGGCGCCTTCAAGGCCGGCACCGTGCTTGCCGACAACAATACCTCGCTGCAGGTCGAGAACCAGCACGGCAAGCGCACCAAGGTGAAGGAAGGCGCCGTGCTGGTCCGATTCGATCACATTCCCCTTTCGCAGTTCATGGCGGATGCGCAGAAAATCTCGGACGAGATTGATCCGGCATTCCTTTGGGAATGCTCGGGCGAAACCGAGTTTGCATTCGACCAGCTCGGAAAGGAATACTTCGGCCGCGAACCGAAGCCAGTCGAAAGCGCCGGACTGCTGATGCGCCTGCATGCGACCCCCACGCATTTTTACAAGAAGGGCAAGGGTCGCTACAAGGCCGCACCCGCCGATGCCCTGAAAGCGGCGCTGGCGAGTATCGGGCGCAAGAAAAAACAGGCCGAGCTGCAGGCACGCTTTGCCGAACAGCTCGCGCGCTTCGAGTTTCCGGAAGAACTCAGGCCTTTGCTGCCGCAGTTGCTCTACCAGCCCGACAAGGGTACGGTCGAGTTCAAGGCGCTGGAACAGGCCGCGGCGCAGACCCACCTGACCGTCGCGAAGCTGCTGGAACAAAGCGGTGCGCTGCCTTCCAGCCGCGACTACCACTTCGGGCGTTTCCTGTTCGAGTACTTTCCGCGCGGCACGGGTTTCGAACCGGAGCTGACGGCTGCAGGGCCGGGCGATCTGGAGTTGTCAGCGGTCGAGGCGTTCAGCATCGACGATGCGACTACAACCGAGATCGACGATGCTTTCTCGGTAACGAAGCTCGCGAACGGTCACTGGCAGGTGGGCGTGCATATCGCTGCGCCGGCCCTCGGTGTGCCGCCCGATTCGCTGCTGGATCGCGAGGCCGCGAAGCGGCTGTCGACGGTCTATTTTCCCGGCGACAAGATCACCATGCTGCCGGAAACCGTAATTGCGCAATACACGCTGTCCGAAGGCCACGACTGTCCGGCGCTGTCGATGTACGTCGAAGTAACGCCGGAACTGGACATTGCCGGATACCGCAGCGTAATCGAGCGCGTCAGGATCACGGCGAATCTGCGCCACGACAGCCTGGCGACGCAATTCAACGAAGAGCAACTGGCGGCGGGGCATGTCGATCACCGCTTCGGCGAGCAACTCGTCATGCTGTGGCGGTTGGCCACCAGACTGGAAAGGCAGCGCGGCAAGGAAGAACCCGCCATCGCCCGCGCCGACTACAACTTCTATTTAGACGACGATCGCATCAGCATCGTCGAGCGCAGGCGCGGCTCGCCGATCGACAAGGTCGTCTCGGAGATGATGATCCTGGTCAATACCGAGTGGGGGCGGCAGCTCGCGGAGAATGAGATCCCGGCGCTCTATCGCGCGCAGGCCGGCGGTAAGGTGAAAATGTCCACGATCCCGGCACCGCACCAGGGCCTGGGTGTGCCCCAGTACATCTGGGCCAGCTCGCCGTTGCGGCGTTACGCCGACCTGGTCAACCAGCGCCAGTTGCTGTCGCTGATAAGGAACGAGGCGCCCGCTTATCCGCTGCGGGACGAGCGGTTGCTCGTGATCCTGCGCGATTTCGAACTGGCTTACGACGCCTATGCGGAATTCCAGCGCGGCATGGAACGCTACTGGTGTCTGCGCTGGTTGATCCAGGAAGGCGTCAGCCTGACCGGTGCCGATGTACTGCGGGAGGAGCTGGTGCGAATAGACCGTATCCCTCTGGTGGCGCGCGTGCCCTCGATGCCGGCTTCGGCGCCCGGAAGCCGGGTGGAACTGGCCGTGTCCAACATCGATCTGCTGGAACTGACCCTGCACTGCGAGTTCAAACGGCCGCTCGAAACGCAATCGCGCTGA
- a CDS encoding SDR family oxidoreductase gives MSRAHSKQRAALVTGAGKRIGRAIALGLAADGWDLALHFHRSQAETEALATQVSALGVKAVAVRCDLGNADQLSGLIAGCERALGTVTCLVNNAALFEYDNLASLDADKWQRHMDVNLRAPLLLAKAFAARIPDGVTGCIVNLLDQKVFNLNPDFLSYTIAKIGLEGATRVLAMALAPKVRVCGVAPGITLVSAEQTADGFARAHRMAPLGRSSDVEDIADTVRFVVNTGALTGTTIVVDGGQHLWPSRRDVQFETGNSR, from the coding sequence ATGAGTCGGGCCCACAGCAAGCAACGGGCAGCATTGGTTACCGGGGCCGGCAAGCGCATAGGCCGGGCGATCGCGCTCGGACTGGCGGCCGATGGCTGGGACCTGGCGTTGCACTTTCACCGCTCACAGGCCGAGACCGAGGCATTGGCAACACAAGTTTCGGCGCTCGGCGTGAAAGCAGTCGCCGTTCGTTGTGATCTCGGAAACGCAGACCAGTTATCGGGCCTGATCGCCGGATGCGAACGCGCGCTGGGCACGGTGACCTGCCTGGTCAACAACGCCGCCCTGTTCGAGTACGACAATCTGGCCAGTCTCGACGCCGATAAATGGCAGCGCCACATGGATGTAAACCTGCGTGCGCCGCTGTTGCTCGCCAAAGCGTTTGCGGCGCGAATTCCCGATGGCGTCACCGGTTGCATCGTGAATTTGCTGGATCAGAAAGTGTTCAACCTGAATCCGGATTTCCTTTCCTATACCATCGCAAAGATCGGACTCGAGGGTGCGACGCGCGTGCTCGCCATGGCATTGGCGCCGAAAGTGCGTGTGTGCGGCGTGGCGCCCGGCATCACGCTGGTGAGCGCAGAGCAAACCGCGGACGGTTTTGCGCGCGCCCATCGCATGGCGCCCCTCGGACGCAGCTCGGACGTGGAAGACATCGCCGACACGGTCCGCTTCGTGGTCAACACCGGGGCGCTGACCGGCACGACGATCGTGGTCGACGGCGGCCAGCATTTATGGCCATCGCGTCGTGATGTCCAGTTCGAAACCGGTAACAGCCGATGA
- a CDS encoding acetamidase/formamidase family protein codes for MKNDSRRRFLLQSGAVASAPWLPDVVRAEEEARPNMPVGAKLGDVYVLPATPETTQWGWFDNAQPPILRLRSGDRVAMETLMAAANQVLPGVSIEDITKLRLAYPGRGPHTITGPIYIEEAEPGDTLKIRIECIVPRSYGANWNLPGELGLGQFPERFPVGQVRYFYFDLKRASTQFAPGIRVPLRPFPGVLGVARAEPGRYSTVPPGPFGGNMDVREMIEGTTVYLPVFVEGALLWSGDSHAAQGNGEINLTAIETAFNELRLHIEVIKGTPIAWPRIETPTHWLTVGYDRDLNKALEILKTETRTFLAETQDIAPEKTEEWMATRYDCRNAEVVNQMKGVFCMIPKKGVKLKRAVRPLRETPRYFATSASSPDLQTAMNEAAFAMIEQIAERKKMSTIDAYSLMSLTMDSRLGDIAESKKTVHCLVPKNLWTT; via the coding sequence ATGAAAAACGATTCCCGCAGGCGATTCCTCCTGCAGTCCGGCGCAGTTGCGAGTGCGCCATGGCTGCCGGATGTCGTGCGCGCAGAGGAAGAGGCCAGACCCAACATGCCGGTCGGAGCAAAGCTCGGCGATGTATACGTTTTGCCGGCAACGCCCGAGACTACGCAATGGGGCTGGTTCGACAACGCCCAGCCGCCGATCCTGAGGCTGCGCTCCGGCGACCGCGTTGCGATGGAAACCCTGATGGCCGCGGCCAACCAGGTTTTGCCCGGCGTATCGATCGAGGACATCACCAAATTGCGGCTCGCCTATCCCGGTCGCGGCCCGCACACCATCACCGGTCCGATCTACATCGAGGAAGCCGAGCCCGGCGATACGCTGAAGATCCGCATCGAATGCATCGTGCCGAGGAGTTATGGCGCGAACTGGAATCTCCCGGGCGAACTGGGTCTCGGCCAGTTTCCCGAACGTTTTCCTGTTGGCCAGGTGCGTTACTTTTACTTCGATCTGAAACGCGCCAGCACGCAGTTCGCCCCCGGTATTCGGGTGCCCCTGCGACCGTTCCCCGGCGTACTCGGGGTCGCACGGGCGGAACCGGGCCGTTACAGCACCGTGCCACCCGGTCCCTTCGGCGGCAACATGGACGTGCGTGAAATGATCGAGGGGACAACGGTCTATCTGCCGGTTTTCGTCGAGGGAGCGCTCCTGTGGAGCGGCGACTCGCATGCCGCGCAAGGCAACGGCGAGATCAATCTGACGGCGATCGAGACCGCGTTCAATGAACTGCGGCTGCACATCGAAGTGATCAAAGGCACACCGATCGCCTGGCCGCGCATCGAGACGCCCACGCACTGGCTCACGGTGGGCTACGACCGCGACCTCAACAAGGCGCTCGAAATCCTGAAGACGGAGACCAGGACCTTCCTGGCAGAGACGCAGGACATCGCCCCGGAGAAAACCGAGGAATGGATGGCTACGCGCTACGACTGCCGCAACGCCGAGGTGGTGAACCAGATGAAGGGCGTGTTCTGCATGATCCCGAAGAAAGGCGTGAAGCTGAAGCGCGCTGTGCGCCCACTCAGGGAAACGCCGCGTTACTTTGCCACCAGCGCTTCATCGCCCGACCTGCAGACCGCCATGAACGAAGCAGCGTTCGCAATGATCGAGCAGATCGCCGAACGCAAAAAGATGTCAACCATCGACGCCTACTCGCTGATGAGCCTGACCATGGATTCCCGGCTGGGCGACATCGCCGAGTCGAAAAAGACCGTACACTGCCTGGTTCCGAAAAATCTCTGGACCACTTAG
- a CDS encoding esterase gives MIVYIHGFNSSPSSHKSNQLRERLAAVGRENEFACPALPHWPQEAMALLEREVAGVPEEKITLVGSSLGGFYATYLTEKRGLRSVLVNPAITPHVGLRTRLGPQKNLYTGDEYVLTEEHLAQLAVLHVAKPAKMDRYLLMHTTGDELLDWRVAVDHYHGCRQVIVQGSDHGFREFGDYMDIVLEFAA, from the coding sequence ATGATCGTCTACATCCACGGCTTCAACAGCTCTCCGTCCTCCCACAAGTCGAACCAGTTGCGCGAGCGGCTCGCGGCAGTCGGCCGCGAGAACGAATTCGCGTGCCCGGCTCTGCCGCACTGGCCGCAGGAAGCAATGGCATTGCTCGAACGCGAAGTGGCCGGCGTTCCGGAGGAGAAGATCACGCTGGTCGGCAGTTCGCTGGGTGGGTTCTATGCAACTTATCTCACCGAAAAACGCGGCCTGCGCTCGGTGCTCGTCAATCCCGCGATCACGCCACACGTAGGCTTGCGCACCCGTCTCGGCCCGCAGAAGAATCTCTACACCGGAGACGAGTACGTGCTGACAGAAGAGCATCTGGCGCAGCTTGCCGTGCTGCATGTGGCGAAACCGGCAAAGATGGATCGCTATCTCCTGATGCATACGACCGGGGACGAATTGCTCGACTGGCGCGTTGCGGTCGACCACTACCACGGCTGCCGGCAGGTCATCGTGCAGGGAAGCGATCACGGCTTCAGGGAATTCGGCGATTACATGGACATCGTCCTGGAATTTGCAGCCTAG
- a CDS encoding class I SAM-dependent methyltransferase, which yields MGIVAQPLHVSPLPTPHSGPDLPVPSDDARRHSARLTETIRKEIEAGGGRIGFARFMELALYAPGLGYYVAGAAKLGDEGDFVTAPEISPLFGRTLARQIAELLGRTGGDILELGAGSGVLATDVLRELRNLDRLPQRYFILDISPQLAQRQKRTMEQRLPELATRIEWLTALPEDFAGVVIANEVLDALPVHLVAWRQDGLYERGVGWRDGFVWSERPLPPGALRDAAEAAGAEAETISEISLTAPALVRTLSDSLRKGAVLLIDYGFGRREYYHPQRSQGTLMCHYRHRAHDDPFFLPGLQDLTAHVDFTVVAEAGIDAGLKLLGYTTQAQFLINSGITQLLEQQSGDAAASRFALTVGVQKLLSPAEMGELFKVIALGRGIDGPLIGFASGDKSRLL from the coding sequence ATGGGGATTGTAGCCCAACCACTTCACGTTTCCCCCTTGCCGACCCCCCATTCCGGTCCGGATCTGCCTGTGCCGTCCGACGATGCGCGCCGTCACAGCGCCCGGCTGACGGAAACCATCCGCAAAGAAATCGAAGCCGGCGGCGGCAGGATCGGTTTCGCGCGCTTCATGGAGTTGGCCTTATACGCGCCCGGACTAGGCTATTACGTCGCCGGCGCCGCCAAACTCGGCGACGAGGGCGACTTTGTCACTGCACCGGAAATCTCGCCCCTGTTCGGCAGGACGCTGGCGCGGCAGATCGCGGAGCTTCTCGGGCGCACCGGGGGCGACATACTGGAACTTGGCGCGGGTTCCGGCGTCCTCGCGACGGACGTGCTCCGCGAACTGCGCAACCTCGATCGCCTTCCGCAGCGCTACTTCATCCTGGACATTAGCCCCCAACTCGCGCAGCGCCAGAAACGCACGATGGAACAGCGCTTGCCCGAACTGGCAACCCGGATCGAATGGCTCACGGCATTGCCGGAAGATTTCGCGGGGGTGGTCATCGCAAATGAAGTGCTCGATGCGCTGCCGGTGCATCTGGTTGCCTGGCGTCAGGACGGTTTATACGAACGTGGCGTGGGCTGGAGAGACGGCTTTGTCTGGTCGGAACGGCCTTTGCCACCGGGCGCCCTGCGCGATGCGGCCGAAGCGGCTGGCGCCGAGGCGGAAACCATCAGCGAAATTTCGCTGACTGCCCCCGCGCTGGTGCGCACCTTGTCCGATTCTCTTCGCAAGGGCGCAGTGCTGCTGATCGACTATGGTTTCGGCCGCCGCGAGTATTACCATCCGCAACGTTCCCAAGGAACGTTGATGTGCCACTACCGTCATCGCGCGCACGACGACCCGTTCTTCTTGCCCGGTTTGCAGGATCTGACTGCGCACGTCGATTTTACCGTTGTGGCGGAAGCCGGCATCGATGCCGGACTGAAGTTGCTCGGCTATACCACACAGGCGCAGTTCCTCATCAATAGCGGAATTACACAACTGTTGGAACAACAGTCCGGGGATGCGGCGGCCTCCCGATTCGCGCTCACCGTGGGCGTACAGAAACTGCTGTCCCCCGCTGAAATGGGCGAGCTGTTCAAGGTGATTGCCCTGGGTCGCGGCATCGACGGCCCGCTGATCGGCTTCGCCTCCGGCGACAAGTCGCGGTTGCTATGA
- a CDS encoding dihydroneopterin aldolase has protein sequence MAAATGLGRARRIFLKNFETRLSIGIHDFEKQARQRVIVNVDLYIDPDGKVERDHIDETVDYDFVRREIAALADSGHFNLQETFCEKILAICLARPGVLAARVSSEKLDVYPDCESVGFEIFRTR, from the coding sequence ATGGCCGCGGCAACCGGACTGGGCCGCGCACGCCGGATCTTCCTGAAAAACTTCGAGACCCGACTCTCCATCGGCATCCACGATTTCGAGAAGCAGGCCAGACAAAGGGTCATCGTGAATGTGGATCTTTATATCGATCCCGACGGCAAGGTGGAGCGCGATCATATCGACGAAACGGTAGACTATGACTTCGTTCGCAGGGAAATCGCCGCGCTGGCCGACAGCGGCCACTTCAACCTGCAGGAAACGTTCTGCGAGAAAATCCTGGCAATCTGCCTGGCGAGGCCGGGTGTTCTGGCCGCCCGGGTTTCCAGCGAAAAACTGGATGTGTATCCGGATTGCGAATCCGTGGGTTTCGAGATTTTCCGTACCAGGTAA